One Thermoplasma volcanium GSS1 genomic window carries:
- the gvpD gene encoding gas vesicle protein GvpD P-loop domain-containing protein: protein METDPIMYAFERFFDQKFGKSLVIKGRPGSGKTTFTLDFLNAVRDHHPVYYISSRSSDASILETYPWIKNEYEIKGSVEKVKTSALRNFEKMVEEGKFGDALRDGLIVETSKIVPIIQALYEFVDNHFGESPIIALDSIDALAEEYDIPEDYLFLMLKNDLVEGSGAHLITILEARQNERLEYFADGVVTLDYNVKNDMLVRSLTLEKMRGISVGPSPTYMFSLADGRFRSVTRNTLVFPEKRIELDPGNDESMEFQVSMGDREYGKITAEGTDSIPGGSIVLLHVKDRSPAINDFINLFKTNLIINNIVHGRGVIDMTASGYETYTVLLKALGGKYLNNYITASKSDLINPYVISLKGERIKDDLNREIIEGKLAQSKGPYVYFFSSDYLFLVYGFNFLNQIVEVVDDIRTSGVIFFVADDDTYSKMFTASHLSLDLFSVNGYAAVSSNKTSSFLVQLVRDQNQWPKIKFVEIE, encoded by the coding sequence GTGGAAACAGATCCGATCATGTACGCATTCGAGAGATTTTTCGATCAGAAATTCGGCAAATCACTAGTGATAAAGGGAAGACCAGGATCAGGAAAAACCACATTCACCCTCGACTTTCTGAACGCTGTCAGAGATCATCATCCCGTATACTATATATCCTCGAGATCCTCAGATGCATCCATTCTAGAAACGTATCCGTGGATTAAGAATGAATATGAAATTAAGGGATCAGTTGAAAAAGTAAAGACATCTGCCCTTAGGAACTTTGAGAAGATGGTTGAAGAAGGAAAGTTCGGAGATGCCCTTAGAGACGGATTGATCGTTGAGACAAGCAAAATAGTTCCAATAATACAGGCATTATATGAATTTGTAGATAATCATTTTGGAGAGAGCCCTATAATAGCTCTAGATTCAATTGATGCTTTGGCTGAAGAGTATGATATTCCAGAAGATTACCTATTTCTCATGCTAAAGAACGATCTCGTTGAGGGTTCCGGAGCACATTTAATAACTATACTGGAAGCTCGACAAAACGAACGCCTTGAATATTTTGCGGATGGTGTAGTTACCTTAGACTACAATGTTAAGAATGATATGCTTGTCCGGTCTCTCACACTTGAGAAAATGAGGGGGATTTCTGTGGGCCCATCCCCTACCTACATGTTTTCTCTAGCAGATGGTAGATTTCGTTCAGTAACTCGAAATACTCTAGTATTTCCGGAGAAGAGAATAGAACTTGATCCAGGCAACGATGAATCTATGGAGTTCCAGGTATCAATGGGTGATAGGGAATACGGCAAAATAACCGCAGAAGGTACTGACAGCATCCCAGGTGGCTCTATAGTTTTGCTTCACGTTAAGGACAGAAGCCCGGCAATAAACGATTTCATAAACCTGTTTAAGACCAACCTAATAATAAATAATATAGTTCACGGCAGAGGAGTCATCGACATGACCGCCAGTGGCTATGAAACTTATACAGTTCTGCTAAAAGCACTTGGAGGAAAATATCTAAATAACTATATAACAGCATCAAAATCCGACCTTATCAATCCTTACGTAATATCGCTAAAGGGAGAAAGGATTAAGGATGACTTAAATAGAGAAATAATCGAGGGGAAGCTCGCACAATCGAAAGGCCCTTACGTGTATTTCTTCTCCTCGGATTACCTCTTTTTAGTTTATGGATTTAATTTCCTGAACCAAATAGTTGAAGTTGTTGATGACATAAGGACCAGCGGAGTTATATTCTTCGTAGCAGATGATGATACATACTCTAAGATGTTTACAGCATCACATCTTTCCCTTGATCTGTTTTCAGTTAATGGGTATGCCGCCGTATCATCAAATAAAACTTCATCATTTCTTGTACAACTAGTTCGTGATCAAAATCAATGGCCAAAAATAAAATTTGTAGAAATCGAATAA
- a CDS encoding fibrillarin-like rRNA/tRNA 2'-O-methyltransferase yields MSKGDRPGLLLPFENKRIIRIRNSVYTETETPQRVYGEEITKINNRTYREWDPRRSKPAAAILNGLRRFPIRENDSVLYLGASTGTTISHISDICPAGTIYGVEVSYEPFSKLLDLAKKRNNLYPILEDANSPEKYSFFIEHVDVMYQDISQRNQIQIFKNNVNTFNPKRGFLVLKIRSVKSTEDSRSILNTAMDQLSVYHLKEVINLKPYDTDHYLITLDT; encoded by the coding sequence ATGTCAAAAGGAGATAGACCGGGCCTATTGCTCCCCTTTGAAAACAAGCGCATAATTAGAATTCGGAATTCAGTGTATACAGAGACGGAAACCCCGCAAAGGGTATATGGAGAAGAGATTACAAAAATTAACAATCGGACTTACAGAGAGTGGGACCCAAGGAGAAGCAAGCCCGCAGCGGCCATACTAAATGGCCTGAGGAGATTCCCAATTAGGGAAAATGATTCTGTGCTCTATCTTGGAGCTTCTACTGGTACGACAATAAGCCACATATCTGATATATGCCCAGCAGGCACAATTTACGGAGTAGAAGTCTCCTATGAACCTTTTTCAAAACTGCTAGATCTTGCAAAGAAGAGGAATAATCTATACCCAATACTTGAAGATGCCAACTCCCCCGAAAAATACTCGTTCTTTATTGAGCACGTTGATGTAATGTACCAGGACATATCCCAGAGAAACCAAATCCAAATATTCAAAAATAATGTCAATACGTTTAATCCAAAACGTGGTTTCCTAGTGCTCAAAATAAGATCCGTGAAGTCGACTGAAGACTCTAGGAGCATACTAAACACGGCTATGGATCAATTGAGTGTATACCACCTTAAAGAAGTTATTAATCTTAAGCCGTACGATACGGATCATTACCTTATAACTCTCGATACATAA
- the queC gene encoding 7-cyano-7-deazaguanine synthase QueC — protein MPKKAVVLLSGGLDSSTVLAYALNKGFEVYAISFDYGQRHLKEMKSSEAISKFYNVDRKIVKVDLRSIGKSALTDNIEVPSRDISTIEEEIPVTYVPARNTIFLSIAAAYAESLGTNEVFIGANAIDYSGYPDCRPEYFNAMENALSLGTKIGLKEKFHINVPLQYLSKADIVKLGVKLNVPYELTWSCYKGEEEACGECDSCQLRLKGFMEAGFADPLKYSKYPEFYSKNLVKLRPLKRR, from the coding sequence ATGCCGAAAAAAGCTGTCGTTTTGTTATCAGGCGGCTTAGATTCATCGACGGTTCTTGCCTATGCCTTAAATAAGGGCTTTGAGGTGTACGCTATATCATTTGACTATGGCCAGAGGCATTTAAAGGAGATGAAGAGCAGCGAAGCGATATCAAAGTTTTACAACGTGGATAGGAAGATAGTAAAGGTAGACTTAAGATCAATAGGCAAGAGCGCCTTGACCGACAATATTGAGGTGCCGTCCAGGGACATATCGACCATTGAGGAGGAAATACCAGTCACGTACGTTCCAGCCAGAAATACAATATTCTTATCCATAGCTGCTGCTTACGCAGAATCCCTAGGAACAAATGAGGTTTTCATAGGTGCCAATGCTATAGACTATTCAGGATATCCAGACTGCAGGCCAGAGTATTTTAACGCTATGGAAAATGCATTATCATTGGGAACTAAGATAGGGTTGAAAGAAAAATTTCATATTAACGTTCCACTGCAATACCTAAGCAAAGCAGATATAGTTAAGTTAGGTGTAAAGTTAAATGTACCCTACGAACTTACATGGTCATGTTATAAAGGTGAAGAAGAAGCATGCGGCGAATGCGATTCCTGCCAGCTAAGGTTAAAAGGGTTCATGGAAGCTGGATTTGCTGATCCGCTGAAATATTCAAAATATCCGGAATTTTACAGCAAAAACTTAGTAAAACTCCGACCCTTAAAGAGAAGATGA
- a CDS encoding 3-hydroxyacyl-CoA dehydrogenase family protein, translating into MSIKKVGIVGAGTMGSAIAEVFAYNGYNVILKDQTIELAERGRENAKRIIEGYEKISNEKVKKEITKIEGYGIKLTEEQKSSITKSLSVNVPVKEVEERIIVTSKNDEMSDCDLIIEAAFEDQAVKNQIFRELSDFSNNAIIASNTSSLSITEMSKNLKKPENGIIMHFFNPPYLLPLVEVVPSLFTSNETLTAVMDLLHGMKNHRENMVPVLAKEREGFIVNRLLIPFINEASKMLDYGIATEKDIDIAMKKGAGFPMGPFELADMIGIDVVKDVMNVFEKTYGDQYKTSQLIRRMSEAGKLGRKTKEGFYKY; encoded by the coding sequence ATGAGCATAAAGAAAGTTGGTATTGTAGGCGCTGGCACCATGGGTTCTGCCATAGCCGAAGTCTTTGCATATAATGGATACAATGTCATCCTCAAGGACCAAACTATTGAATTGGCTGAAAGGGGAAGGGAAAACGCCAAAAGGATCATAGAAGGATATGAAAAAATTTCCAATGAAAAGGTTAAAAAAGAAATCACAAAAATAGAAGGATATGGAATTAAACTTACCGAAGAACAAAAGTCCTCTATAACAAAATCACTTTCCGTTAATGTTCCTGTAAAGGAAGTTGAAGAGAGGATCATCGTCACATCTAAAAACGACGAAATGTCGGATTGTGATCTTATAATAGAAGCTGCATTTGAAGACCAGGCAGTTAAAAACCAAATATTCAGGGAATTAAGTGATTTTTCAAATAATGCGATAATTGCATCAAATACCTCTTCATTAAGCATAACAGAGATGTCTAAAAACCTCAAAAAACCTGAAAATGGCATCATCATGCATTTTTTCAACCCACCCTATCTGCTCCCCTTAGTGGAGGTTGTACCTTCCCTTTTCACCAGCAACGAAACCCTAACCGCTGTTATGGATCTGCTCCACGGAATGAAGAATCATAGAGAAAATATGGTTCCTGTGCTTGCAAAGGAGAGAGAAGGCTTCATAGTTAATAGACTACTGATTCCATTTATAAATGAGGCTTCAAAAATGCTGGATTATGGCATAGCCACAGAGAAGGATATTGATATTGCTATGAAGAAGGGAGCTGGCTTCCCAATGGGACCGTTCGAACTAGCCGATATGATAGGCATTGACGTTGTAAAAGACGTTATGAACGTGTTCGAAAAAACTTATGGAGATCAGTATAAGACAAGCCAACTGATAAGAAGAATGTCGGAAGCAGGCAAACTAGGAAGGAAAACAAAGGAAGGCTTTTATAAATATTAA
- the hemB gene encoding porphobilinogen synthase: MYPIVRMRRYRKDQNLRDFISEIRVSIDKLIMPIFIDENIKEKTQISSMPGIFRYPISQLEDYVKHLEDIGIKSVLLFGIPKYKDSFGSSAYDKNSIIQRSISLIKETTDIVTIADLCLCEYTDTGQCGLISNDYVDNDKTLEVYRKIAVSYAEAGVDIVAPSGMMDGQVKAIREALDSSGYVNTMIMAYSSKFSSNLYGPFREAAESAPKVGDRKSYQLDYRNGKEAIREIELDIDEGADIVMVKPAIFYLDIIRSARDRFNLPLAAYSVSGEYSMIVNAVNQGLIGEDSVNEALTAVFRAGADIVITYFAERLAESRKA, from the coding sequence ATGTATCCAATCGTCAGAATGAGGCGATACAGAAAAGATCAAAACCTTAGGGACTTTATTAGTGAGATCCGAGTAAGTATTGATAAGCTTATCATGCCTATATTCATAGATGAGAATATTAAAGAGAAGACACAGATCAGTTCGATGCCTGGGATTTTCAGATACCCAATCAGCCAGCTCGAAGACTATGTAAAGCATCTTGAAGACATAGGCATAAAATCAGTACTTTTATTTGGGATACCGAAGTACAAAGACAGCTTTGGTTCTTCAGCTTACGATAAGAACAGCATAATTCAGAGGTCAATATCTCTCATAAAGGAGACAACTGACATAGTAACCATAGCTGATCTGTGCTTGTGCGAATATACGGATACTGGCCAGTGCGGCCTGATCAGCAATGATTATGTGGATAATGACAAGACTCTAGAAGTCTACAGGAAGATCGCTGTAAGCTACGCCGAAGCCGGAGTCGATATTGTTGCCCCCAGCGGGATGATGGATGGCCAAGTTAAGGCGATAAGAGAGGCTCTAGACTCTTCTGGTTACGTCAACACAATGATTATGGCTTATAGTTCAAAGTTCTCTTCTAATCTTTATGGTCCGTTTAGGGAGGCGGCTGAGTCTGCCCCGAAAGTGGGGGATCGAAAGAGTTATCAATTGGATTACCGCAACGGGAAGGAAGCTATTAGAGAGATAGAGCTAGACATAGATGAAGGTGCAGATATAGTGATGGTAAAGCCTGCTATATTTTATCTAGATATAATAAGGTCCGCCAGGGATAGGTTTAATTTGCCACTGGCAGCCTACAGCGTGAGTGGGGAGTATAGCATGATAGTGAACGCTGTCAATCAAGGGCTTATAGGCGAAGATTCAGTAAACGAAGCTTTAACTGCTGTATTCAGGGCTGGTGCCGACATTGTCATTACGTATTTTGCAGAACGCCTCGCCGAGTCGAGAAAGGCGTAA
- a CDS encoding multiprotein bridging factor aMBF1 — protein MECEMCGKKTQHTTKVMIDGAILNVCDDCAKFGTPVIEHNNFKRVESVKVTLPEPATRVPDTHPAKNAVKKKISEEDLDIVEDYPEIVKNAREKLGMSQADLAARIFERKNVIASIERGDLLPDIKTARKLEKILGITLLEKA, from the coding sequence ATGGAATGTGAAATGTGCGGTAAGAAGACCCAGCATACTACAAAGGTCATGATAGACGGTGCAATTTTGAATGTTTGTGATGATTGTGCTAAATTTGGCACTCCAGTTATCGAACACAATAATTTTAAGCGTGTGGAGTCAGTAAAAGTAACATTGCCAGAACCAGCTACAAGAGTGCCAGATACACATCCAGCTAAGAATGCGGTTAAGAAAAAGATAAGTGAAGAAGACTTGGATATTGTAGAAGATTATCCAGAAATAGTCAAGAATGCCAGAGAAAAGCTAGGAATGTCTCAGGCAGACCTTGCGGCTAGGATCTTTGAACGAAAAAATGTAATAGCGAGTATTGAGCGGGGTGATTTGCTCCCAGACATAAAGACCGCAAGAAAGCTTGAGAAAATACTGGGAATTACACTACTCGAAAAAGCATAA
- the mdh gene encoding malate dehydrogenase, with product MARKKISVIGAGNVGATVAQFLATKELGDVYLFDVVDGIPEGKALDIQEGAPHWGYDLDVVGFSTSDSSNYKNMEGSDVIVVTAGMARKPGMSREDLFDKNVEIIADVSKNIKKYSPDSIIVVVSNPADIMAYALQKISGVDPQRIMGLGGSLDSSRFRTFLAKELDVSVEDVNAFVIGGHGDDMVPFIRYSSVAGIPIEKLLPKEKIDAIVKRTRFGGGEIVNYLKAGSAYYAPGISITAMVESVIKDKKRVIPCAAYITGKHAEHYGINNKFIGVPIKIGERGVEEIYDIDFLPEELELWKKSVASVEASSKNVDEWLKKHPQ from the coding sequence ATGGCAAGAAAAAAGATTTCTGTAATAGGCGCCGGCAATGTAGGCGCAACAGTTGCCCAGTTTTTAGCAACAAAAGAGCTTGGCGATGTATACTTATTCGATGTTGTTGATGGGATTCCAGAAGGAAAAGCTCTAGATATTCAGGAAGGAGCACCACACTGGGGATATGATCTTGACGTTGTAGGCTTTAGTACATCAGATTCCTCGAATTACAAAAATATGGAGGGATCAGACGTTATAGTAGTAACTGCCGGAATGGCAAGAAAACCAGGAATGAGCAGAGAGGACCTATTTGACAAAAATGTAGAGATAATTGCAGATGTATCTAAGAACATAAAGAAGTATTCACCTGATTCTATAATAGTTGTTGTTTCTAACCCTGCCGACATAATGGCATATGCCCTTCAGAAGATTTCCGGTGTTGATCCGCAAAGAATAATGGGTTTAGGCGGTTCATTGGATAGTTCCAGGTTCAGGACATTTCTTGCTAAGGAGCTCGACGTTTCAGTAGAAGACGTAAACGCTTTTGTTATTGGAGGCCACGGAGATGATATGGTGCCATTTATAAGGTACTCTAGCGTTGCTGGAATTCCAATAGAGAAGCTGCTTCCCAAAGAAAAGATAGACGCAATCGTAAAGAGGACCAGGTTTGGCGGTGGGGAAATAGTGAATTACCTCAAGGCAGGAAGTGCTTACTATGCGCCTGGGATATCCATAACGGCTATGGTTGAATCCGTCATCAAGGATAAGAAGAGAGTCATACCATGCGCAGCCTATATAACGGGAAAACATGCTGAGCACTACGGAATAAACAACAAGTTCATAGGTGTTCCAATTAAAATCGGTGAAAGAGGAGTTGAAGAGATCTACGACATAGACTTCCTGCCAGAGGAGCTTGAACTCTGGAAGAAGAGTGTGGCCTCTGTTGAGGCAAGCTCGAAGAATGTTGACGAGTGGTTGAAGAAGCATCCCCAGTAG
- a CDS encoding 6-pyruvoyl trahydropterin synthase family protein: MKLTVNGWYTNMRFSAAHFIPSHYKCSRLHGHDYGIIINVDGEMQDGMLIDFIELKNAIRSVINEMDHKLLVPGKANIAKYNESTNEYEISYNDKRMIIPAEYVYICDVYNTTSEELSRFVAEKVGAKIGKRKNLRSIEVSVEEGPGQGVFYSVDMRRD; encoded by the coding sequence ATGAAGCTCACTGTAAACGGTTGGTATACCAATATGAGGTTTTCAGCAGCCCATTTCATCCCATCGCACTACAAGTGTTCAAGGTTGCATGGCCACGACTACGGGATAATAATTAACGTTGACGGAGAAATGCAGGACGGCATGCTAATAGACTTTATAGAGCTCAAAAACGCAATAAGATCCGTAATAAACGAGATGGATCACAAGCTCCTAGTGCCGGGCAAAGCTAACATTGCTAAATATAATGAGAGCACAAATGAATACGAAATTTCATACAACGATAAAAGGATGATAATACCAGCCGAATATGTTTATATCTGCGATGTATATAATACTACCAGTGAAGAATTATCTAGATTTGTTGCAGAAAAGGTTGGGGCAAAGATCGGAAAGAGGAAAAACCTTAGAAGCATTGAGGTATCTGTTGAGGAGGGGCCTGGCCAAGGTGTTTTTTACAGCGTAGACATGAGGAGGGATTGA
- a CDS encoding peroxiredoxin, with amino-acid sequence MPVVLGQKAPDFTVNTSKGPITLSNYRGKWVLLFSHPGDFTPVCTTEFIAFTERYEDFQKLGVELIGLSIDSVFSHIAWIRDIKEHFGIDIPFPIIADIDKEVAREYNLIDEKSGATVRGVFIIDPNQIVRWMIYYPAETGRNIEEIIRVIKALQFNWDRKLATPANWQPGQEGIEPAPTTVDSSFKRDNEQGVKTWYLKFVK; translated from the coding sequence ATGCCAGTTGTATTGGGACAAAAAGCTCCAGACTTTACAGTGAACACCTCTAAGGGACCGATAACCCTGTCTAACTACAGGGGGAAATGGGTTCTGCTCTTTTCGCATCCGGGCGATTTTACGCCGGTATGCACTACAGAGTTTATTGCGTTTACTGAGAGATATGAAGATTTTCAGAAACTAGGAGTTGAATTGATAGGACTAAGTATTGATAGTGTCTTTAGTCACATAGCTTGGATAAGGGACATTAAGGAGCACTTTGGGATCGATATACCGTTTCCAATAATTGCAGATATAGATAAGGAGGTTGCAAGGGAATACAACCTTATAGATGAAAAATCAGGTGCAACTGTGAGAGGAGTCTTCATCATTGATCCGAACCAGATAGTTAGGTGGATGATCTATTATCCAGCTGAGACAGGCAGAAACATAGAAGAAATAATACGTGTCATAAAGGCTCTTCAGTTCAACTGGGACAGGAAGCTCGCTACTCCTGCAAACTGGCAGCCAGGACAAGAAGGCATTGAGCCTGCGCCTACCACTGTAGATTCAAGCTTCAAGAGGGATAATGAGCAGGGAGTTAAGACCTGGTATCTAAAGTTTGTAAAATAA